Proteins encoded together in one bacterium window:
- a CDS encoding acetyltransferase produces MRVIILGAGEQGRVVLNILQYNKDVQILCFIDICDNPQIWGTEVKGIKILGGLSLLPELYKNKADGCIVAFGDNKRRIELSDAAKKIGYSLINAIHPSAVISKCAILGEGIVISPNVSINPDVKIGNNAIINTGAIVEHDCIIEDGVHIAPGVHLAGGVKVKKNAFVGIGATVIDDLTIGENSIIGAGTVIIRDVPDNVTVVGIPGRIIRRRNEL; encoded by the coding sequence ATGCGTGTTATAATTTTAGGTGCTGGGGAACAAGGCCGGGTGGTGTTAAATATTCTCCAGTATAATAAAGATGTTCAAATCTTATGTTTTATTGATATCTGTGATAATCCTCAAATCTGGGGAACAGAAGTTAAAGGAATTAAGATTTTAGGAGGGTTATCTCTTTTACCAGAATTGTATAAAAATAAGGCAGATGGCTGTATTGTTGCCTTTGGAGATAATAAAAGGAGGATAGAACTATCTGATGCGGCAAAAAAAATAGGTTATTCACTCATCAATGCAATTCATCCCTCCGCAGTTATCTCAAAATGTGCTATTTTAGGTGAAGGTATCGTCATCTCGCCTAATGTCTCAATCAATCCTGATGTAAAAATTGGCAATAATGCTATTATCAATACTGGGGCAATCGTCGAGCATGATTGTATTATTGAAGATGGTGTCCATATTGCTCCGGGGGTGCATTTAGCTGGTGGCGTAAAGGTTAAAAAAAATGCCTTTGTTGGCATTGGAGCAACAGTGATTGATGATTTGACTATTGGTGAGAATTCTATCATTGGTGCGGGCACAGTCATAATTAGAGATGTGCCTGATAATGTGACGGTTGTAGGTATCCCGGGCAGAATAATAAGGAGGCGTAATGAATTATAA
- a CDS encoding Flp family type IVb pilin, protein MKSLLKKWFRGKERGQGMVEYGLIIGLIAVIVVAIFIALGPQIKKLFEGAVSSGHIEKMESAME, encoded by the coding sequence ATGAAAAGCCTGTTGAAAAAATGGTTTAGAGGAAAAGAAAGAGGTCAAGGAATGGTGGAATATGGGTTAATTATAGGTTTGATTGCGGTGATTGTGGTGGCTATTTTTATCGCCTTAGGACCTCAAATTAAAAAGTTATTTGAAGGTGCAGTCTCAAGTGGACATATCGAAAAGATGGAAAGTGCAATGGAATAA